The DNA region GGCGGTTGCCGACCCGGCGGATCGCGAACCGCACCAGGGACAGGTTGAGCTCGATGAGCGTGGCGCGCACGTACGAGTACTCGGCGGTGCCCTCCTCCAGCGTCGAGAGCCGGGCCAGCAGCACCCTGGTCAGCTCGCGGGCGTCGCCGGGCGCGACCTGCCGCGGGTCCTCGACGTCGGCGAGCTCCGGAAAATCCGGGTGTTCCGGAAGGTCCGGGCGTTCCGGAGGTTCCGGCCGTCGCGGGCGCTCCGGGACGGCGGCGCGGTCGGCACCGGGCGCGTCGACCGTCGAGGCCTCGTCCGGAACCGGGGCTGTCACGCGGTGGAGGAGTTCGTCACTGGTCGTGGCCATGTCGGTCCTTTCCCCTCGACGTACGGTCCGTCCCCGGGTACCCGCCGAGGCCGATCGCATGCCGGTTCGCACTGTGAGGATCGCGTGAACGAACGGCCGGGCGGTGGAGCGGCCGCGGAGGGATCGCGGATCCGGGGGCATGGACCACGGCATCGGGGGCAGCCGAGCCGGCAGGCACCACAGACGAACGGGCGGGGACGGCCGGCCTGCGGCCGCCCCCGCCCGACGGAACCCGGGAAAGGGGAACCCTTGCCATGGAACGTCTCACCACCCGGATCACCATGCGACTGATGACCGGCGACGACCGCAGCCGGGACCTGGACGTCGACTGGTCCTACCGGGCCGGCGAGCCCCACGCGGTGGAGCTGGACTTCACCTCCTACCAGGCGGAGGCCGTGTGGTCGCTCTCGCGCGACCTGCTCATCGCCGGCCTGCACGAACCCTCCGGCGAGGGGGACGTCCACGTCACGCCGTTCGACGACACCCGCCTGCTGATCGCGCTCGCCGGCGGCGAGGGCGTCGCCCTGCTCGTCGTCTCCACCGGGGCGGTCGCGCGGTTCCTGGCCGCCACCGTCAGGCTCGTCCCGCTCGGGCAGGAGCACGCCCGGATCGACTGGGACCGGGGCCTGAAGGCCCTGCTGACCGCCTGACCCGCGCGCCCGCCCCGAACCACACGCCACCGCGCCGAGAGGAGTCCTCGCCAAGACGACCGCCCCCGCCCGGCTCGCCCGGCCCCGCGCCGCAACGGGCCGGGGGCCGGGGGCCGGAACCCCGAGGTGGACGGGTAAGTAGGCTGAGCGGATCGAATGATCTTCAGGAGAGCCATGGCCCGCACCAAACCCCGCGTCCTGCTCGTCACCGACCTCGCCTACCAGGCCCGGGGCCGCCGGTACTGCGACGAGGACATCCAGCTCTCCGCCCGGCTGCGCGAGGACTTCGACGTCGCCCTGTGCCACCCCCTGGACGCCGCAGCGCTGCTGGACTCCTTCGACGTGGTCCTCGTCCGCAACAGCGGCCCGGTGCTCGACTACCGCGCCGAGTACGAGCGCTTCCGCGACCAGGCGCTCGAGCGCGGCGCCCGCGTGTACACCCAGCTGACCGGGCGCGCCGACATGGCCGGCAAGCAGTACCTGCTCGACCTCACCGCCGCCGGGTACCCCGTCATCCCGACCGTCGACCGGGCCGAGGACCTCTCCCGCCTGCCCGTCGTCCCCGAGTACGTCGTCAAGCCGAAGCTCGGCGCCGACTCGATCGGCCTGCGGATCGTCCCCCGCCAGCAGCTCGCCGCCGTCCCGTACCACGAGGACGTCCTGGTCCAGCCGCTGATCCCGTTCACCTACGAGGTCTCGTTCTACTTCGTCGACGACGCCTTCCAGTACGCCCTGCACGCCCCCGACCCCGAGCAGCGCTGGCGCCTCGAACCCTACGAACCCACCGCCGCCGACCTGGAGTTCGCCCGGCGCTTCATCGCCTGGAACACCGTCGAGCACGGCATCCAGCGGGTCGACGCCTGCCGCACCCCCGAGGGCGAGCTCCTCCTCGTCGAGCTGGAGGACCTCAACCCCTACCTCTCCCTCGACCTGGTGGACGACTTCACCCGGGACCGCTTCGTCGCCGCCCTCAAGGCCTCCCTGCACACCCTCGCTAGCCGGCCCTGACCCGACGGGCCGCCTCGGTGAGCACCGCGCCCAGCGGCAGGCCGACCCGGGCGGCGGCCAGCTCGTCCCCGCGGGTCGCGCCCTGGTTGACGATCGCCACGGGCGTGCCCGCGCGGGCGGCGTGGCGGACGAAGCGCAGCCCCGACAGCACCGTGAGCGAGGAGCCGAGGACCACCAACGCCTGTGCGGCGTCCACGAGTTCATAGCAGCGCTGGACCCTCGGCCGGGGCACGCTCTCGCCGAAGAAGACCACGTCCGGCTTGAGCACTCCCCCGCACGCCGCACAGGGGGCGACCCGGAAGCCGTCCACCAGCTCCTGCGACAGCTCGGCGTCACCGTCCGGATTGACCCGCGCCGCCCCCGCCCGGAAGCCGCCGTTCAGCTCCTCCAGCCGCCGGTCCAGCTCCTCCCGCGAGCCGGTCCGCCGGCACGCCAGGCACACCACCCGGTGCAGCCCGCCGTGCAGCTCCACCGCCCCGCGCGTCCCGGCCGCCCGGTGCAGGCCGTCCACGTTCTGGGTGATCACCGCCGACACGTGCCCGGACCGCCGCAGCTGCTCCACCGCCCGGTGCCCGGCATTCGGCTCGGCCCCCGCGATCGTCCGCCACCCCACGTGGCTGCGCGCCCAGTACCGCCGCCGGGCCGCCTCGCTCCCGGTGAACTCCTGGTACGTCATCGGCACCCCGCGCCGCCGGCTGCCGGTCTCCCCCCGGTAGTCCGGGATCCCCGACTCCGTCGACAACCCCGCCCCGCTGAGCACCACCACCCCGCGCCCGGCCAGCAGCCGTACCAGCACCTCCAGGCCGGCCGCATCGGCCGCCGTACCGCCGAGACCCGCCACGGGCACACCCATGCGGTCCAGCGTAGGACCGGGCGCCGGACGCCGGCGAGGGCCCGGTACCTCTCAGCGGCCGTGGCGGCGGCAAGCTCCTTGCCCCGGGGCATCCTGGGCCCACGGATTCGTCATCCGGTCGGACGCGGTCACGCGATCGGACGTGGGTCGGCACGCCCCCGGTTCGGCCGAGCGACCGGCTTGGGCGTACCGGCGGGTGACCTTCGCGGGCAGCCCACCGGCGGCGTCACACCGGCCCCTTGCCACCCGGGCGTTCGTGGGCGGGGCGGCTGCTCGGCGGTCAACTCCTGGTTCCACCCCCGGCGCCGTCCCCGCCGTCCCCGCCGGCCCGCCCGGACGCCGTGAGGCGCAGGGCGTCGACGGCGAGGCGGGCGGCAGTGCCGATGGCGGCGTCGGCGGTGGGGAGGGTGATGGCGGTGGCGGCGGCGCGGGTGAAGACGGCGAGGGCGTAGCGGCCGCCGTCGGGGTACTCGACGACGCCGACCTCGTGGCGCAGGGTGGGCAGGGTCCCGGTCTTGCCGTGGACGCGGACGTCGTCGAACGGGAAGCCGGAGGCCAGCCGGTGCGGCCAGACCTGGAGGCCGAGCAGGCGGCGCAGGGCGGCGCCGGGTTCGCCGGGGCAGGCGTCGCCGTGCCAGAGGGCGGCGAGCAGGGCGGTCATCTCGCGGGCGGTGCTGCGGTTGGTGAAGGCCGGGTCGAGGACCCTGAGCCGGGCGACGACGGCGGGGTCGACCGGGGAGTCCCGGTCGGTGTCCTCGGCGAGGGCGGCGACCATCTCGCGGACGGTGTGGACCGCGACGGTGTGGGTCAGGCCCAGCTCGGCCATGGTGCGGTTGACGGTGTCCAGGCCGATCTCGTCCCAGAGCACGTCCGCGGCCGTGTTGTCGCTGACCGCGACGGTCAGGTAGGCGAGGTCGCGCAGGGAGAGCCGGGCGGCGTCGAGCATGGCCGACAGGCCGGTGCGGCCCGGGGTGCGGTCGGTGGCGGGGAGGTCGACCGGCCGGGTCAGGTCGATCCGGCCGGCGGCGGCCTCGCGGTACAGCGTCACCAGGAGGCAGAGCTTGTGGACGCTGGCGGTGCTGACCGGGGTGTCGGCGCCGAGGGAGAGTTCGGCGCCGGTGTCGAGGTCGCGGGCGTGCAGCAGGCCGGTGACCCCGGCTTCGGCGAAGGCGGCCGCGATGCGGGCGCGCGCGGCGCGGGTGCCGGCGGGGTCGCGGCGGCCGGGAGCGTCGTCTCCCGGGCGGTCTCTGCGGGCTCGGTCACCCTTCGTGCGGTCGCTGGTCACAGCGGGAACTCCATTGCGGGCCGGGGGAAGAGCGGGCGGTTGGGCGGCTGGGGCAGCAGGCCGCCGGGTTCGGTCAGCGCCCGGTGAGCGACCTCGGCGAACAGGCGGACGGCGGGCCCGTCCCGTCCGGCCGGCCAGGCGGTGGAGGTGCGCCAGGTCAGCGGGGTGCCGGTGAGCGGACGCCAGACTGTACCCGGCGGGGCCACGGTGCGCGGCACCAGGGCGACGGCGCTGCCGGTGAGCACGAGCGCGCCCGCGACGTCCGCGCCGGGCGGGTCGACGACCGCCTCCGGGGTGCAGCCGTGCCGGGCCAGGGTGGTGAGCATCTCGTCGTACAGCGCCGGGGCGGTGGCGCGGGGGAAGAGCACCAGGCGCCGCCCGGTCAGCTCCGCCACGGCCAGGTCCGGGCGGTCGGCGTGCGGGCTGTCGGCGGCGAGCAGCACGCCCAGCGGCTGGTGCAGGACGGGCCCGAAGGCCAGCCCGGCGGCCGGGCAGGGGTGACGGACGACGGCGACGTCCACGGTGTGCTGGGCGAGTTCGCGCACCGCGGCCGCGACCGGCAGTTCCCGCAGTTCGAGCCGGGTGCCCGGGGAGGCGCTCTCGAAGCCGGTGAGCAGCGCGGCCAGGGCCGCCGGTCCGAGGTCGGGCGGGACGGCCGCGCGCAGGGTGCCCGCCCGGCCGGTGCGCAGGTCGGCCGCGACGGCCAGCAGGCGGGCGGAGCACTCCAGCACCTCCTCCGCCTCGGCGAGCAGCAGTCGGCCGGCCGGGGTGAGCGCGACGCCGCGCGGGCCGCGGTCGAACAGGGTGACGCCGAGTTCGCGTTCCAGCCGCTGGATCCGCTGGGAGAGCGAGGGCTGGGCGATCCGCAGCCGCTCGGCGGCGCGGCCGAAGTGCCGTTCCTCGGCGACGACGCGGAAGTGGCGGAGGTGCCCCAACAGGTCCATGAGCAGCAATCATAGGCATTTCGCCATCGATCCCTTCACCATCATGGTCTTGGACTGGAGTCCTGACGGCCTGTTTAGCTGAGGCCACGGCCGGACCACCTGGCCTTCCCGTACGCCTGATCTGGAGATCACCGATGACGTCCGCGTTCCGGCATCCCCGTACCGCACTGCCCGCCGTCGCCCTGCTCGCGGCGGCCCTGACGGCCGGCTGTGGCCACGGCGGCACCGGCGCTGCGGCGGCGGCCGCGACCGCCGCCGACACCGCCACCACCGGCACGGCCTCCGCCGGCACGACCGAGGCCGCCTTCGAGGAACTCGAGCGGCACTTCGGCGCCCGCCTCGGCGTGTACGCGGTGGACACCGGCAGCGGCCGGGAGGTCGCCCACCGCGCCGACGAGCGCTTCGCGTTCGCGTCCACGATCAAGTCGCTCGCCGCCGGTGCCCTGCTGCGCGGGGCGACCGACCAGGAACTGGACAAGGTCGTCGGGTACCGGCAGGAGGACGTGCTGGCGTGGGCGCCGATCACCTCCCAGCACGTGGCCACCGGCATGAAGGTGCGCGATCTGGCCGCCGCCGCCATCCAGTACAGCGACAACACTGCCGCCAACCTGGTGATGGCCGAACTCGGCGGCCCGGAGGCCGTCCAGCGGGCCCTGCGCGACCTCGGCGACCCGACCACCAACGTCGACCGCACCGAACCCACCCTGAACGAGGCCACCCCGGGCGACCCCCGCGACACCAGCACCCCCCACGCCTTCGCCGCGGACCTGCGCCGCTACGTCCTCGGCGACGTCCTGACGGACGACCGCCGCCGGCTGCTGACCGACTGGCTGCTCGGCAACACCACCGGCGGCCCCTACATCCGCGCGGGCGTGCCCGCCGACTGGAAGATCGGCGACAAGACCGGCACCGCGGGCTACGGCACCCGCAACGACGTCGCCGTCGCCTGGCCGTCCGGCGGCCGCAGCCCGGTCGTCATCGTCGTCCTGTCCGACCGGGGCAAGCCCGATGCCACCTCCGACGACGCCCTGATCGCCGAGGCCACCAAGGCCGTCGTCACCGCCCTCAACTGACCGTCCCGCAACTGACCGTCCCGCAACTGATCTCCCTGACGGTCTGGGACACCGCGGTGGGCGCACAGGTCCGCACGATCCGGGCCGAGCCGACCACGGCCTTCGCCGTCAGCGCGGACGGCGTCCTCGCACTGACCGGCGGGGCGGACGGCGTCGTCCGGCTCTGGAACCTCGACCGGGAGCTCGAGGACGGGCCTTCCGTGACGCTCCCGGTCCCCACTCAACATGTCGGAAGAAGTTGACATGTCGGGAGTCCCACGGCTCGCAAGGGCGCCGCAGTCTTCGGTGCCGACCGGCGCCAGGTCCCCCGGCTCGACCCCGCCACCGTGCAACGGCTGCTGCTGGAGAGAGGGCGCCGGCGAGGGTGGTGCCTCTCGGGCATGGGTCGACTGCGGTTCTCGGAGGCCGCCCGGGCCCCTGGCCGGCCTTCATGTGCTCCGGCCCGGCTCCGGCATGCGTCCCTGCGGCGGCCCGGCCCAGCACCCCCACCCGCCCGACAAAGCCGGACGGCCCCGGCGGGCGGGATCCGCCGCCAGCCGGGGCCCTCACACTGCTGCCGGGTCAGAGCTTGCCGCGGTAGCCGCCAGTCTCGCTGCCGCGCTTCTCGATGAAGTTCTTGAAGCGCTTCAGGTCGCCCCTCACCTGCCGGTCGAGCATGTTCACCATGTCGGCGGCCTTCTCCGCCAGCCCCTCGGGCTGGTAGTCCATCGACATCACGATCCGGGTGTGGCCGGCGTCCAGAGGCTGGAAGGACACCATGCCGGACTGCTTCACCTCGCCCGTGACCGTGCGCCACGCCACGTGGTCGTCCGGGACTTGGTCGACGATCTCGGTGTCGAACTCCCGGCTGACACCGGCGATCTTCGTCTTCCAGCGGTTGTGGCGGTCGTCGATCTGCGTGATCTCCTCTACGCCCTCCATGAACATCGGGAACTGCTCGAACTGCGTCCACTGGTTGTACGCGGTGCTGATCGGCACGTCGACGTCGATCGTCTCCTGGACCCTGCTCATAACCAACCCACTCCTTACTCGTCGGTCTGCTGAACCGGACCCGCGCGCCAGCCCTTGGGCAGGCAGGCACGCGACCCCTCGGCCATCTCGCCCCACCCGCGGCGTGCCCGCAACCGGCGAAGATTCAGCACCGGCCAGCCACAGCGGGCGACTGACCAGTCCCCTGACGGCCACGGCCATGCGCCGCCCGGGCCGCGCCGTGTGGTCCGCACGGGTGAACGCCCGCGCACCCGCGAACACGGCCCGGATCGCTGGGCACTCCTTCTCCTGAGGTGTTCAGCCCTTCCCTCCAACGGGTGGCGCGGTCAGTCCTTGAAGGCGTCCTTGACCTTCTCGCCGGCCTGCTTCACGTCACCTTTGATTTGGTCGCCTTTGCCCTCGGCTTCCAGGCGTTCGTTGCCGACCGCCTTGCCTACGGCCTCCTTGACCTTGCCCTTGACCTTGTCACCGAGGTTCGAGGCCTTGTCCGAGGCGCTCATTGCGATCTCCCTCCGTTTCCGCAACGGCCTGTCCCCGGAGCGGCTGCCCGGATTGCCCGCAGGCATGCACCGGATGTGGTCCGGTGCGGTTGGTCCGGGACCGCGCCGGTGGGCGGTGGGCGCTGCGCTTACTGGACCTGGATGTAGGTCGGGGTGTCCGTGGGGGTGGCGGCGTTGCCGGACGTGCTGGGGGTGGCAGTGGGGATGGAGCCGCCCTGGGTGCCAGCGGCCGATGGGAGACAACACCCCTGCACGGGCGCTGTTTGCCGGACTCGGCTCACGGGACCCCAGCATCGAGTGCCGTACAGGCGTGACCTCGGGCCGCAGTGGGCCGTTGCAAGGGCATGAGCCATTCCATGTCCTGGGCCGGCCTGCCCGGCGTTCCCGGCCTGGGAGAAGACGGGGCCGACTCGGTCGCCGGTGGGCCGAGCGGGTACGACGGGGACGTGCTGGCCGCGGTCGCCGCCTGCACGGCGAGGGCCGCGGCCTGGGTAGGCCAGCTCGCCGACCGGCAGCCTGACCCCGCGCACGGCCGGGTCCTGCACCAGTTCGCCGAAGCGGTCGCCCGAGTCGGCAGCGACCTGGATCCCGGGGACGGCTACCTGGGCGGCGTCGATTGGCAGACCCGCTCACACCTCGACGGCTACGTGCTGCTCGGCGCCCGGCGCAGCCACCCGCCCGTCGACCTGGCCGTGATCGAAGCGGTGGCTGTCGGCGCGGTAGCCGCCCTCGCTCTGGCCCTGCCCGCCGCCGCGATGTTCGACGTGGCCGACCTGCCCCGCGTGTGTGGGCTGATCGACCAGGCCCTCGCCGCCGGGCGTGCCTGCCGCCAGCAACACCGTGGCGCCGGCTGGCAGTAGCGCCATCACCCCGTGCAGGGCCCAGGTCCTCCCAGGGGAAGCCGATGAATCACGCAACGGTGGATCATGCTCGGCTGGCCGCTTCCAAGCAGGCGAAGGGAGCCATGGGAGGTCATGCCGACCTGGTTGCGGCATGTGAGCAGAGTCCGT from Kitasatospora cathayae includes:
- a CDS encoding SsgA family sporulation/cell division regulator; translation: MERLTTRITMRLMTGDDRSRDLDVDWSYRAGEPHAVELDFTSYQAEAVWSLSRDLLIAGLHEPSGEGDVHVTPFDDTRLLIALAGGEGVALLVVSTGAVARFLAATVRLVPLGQEHARIDWDRGLKALLTA
- a CDS encoding ATP-grasp domain-containing protein, which gives rise to MARTKPRVLLVTDLAYQARGRRYCDEDIQLSARLREDFDVALCHPLDAAALLDSFDVVLVRNSGPVLDYRAEYERFRDQALERGARVYTQLTGRADMAGKQYLLDLTAAGYPVIPTVDRAEDLSRLPVVPEYVVKPKLGADSIGLRIVPRQQLAAVPYHEDVLVQPLIPFTYEVSFYFVDDAFQYALHAPDPEQRWRLEPYEPTAADLEFARRFIAWNTVEHGIQRVDACRTPEGELLLVELEDLNPYLSLDLVDDFTRDRFVAALKASLHTLASRP
- a CDS encoding NAD-dependent protein deacetylase, whose product is MGVPVAGLGGTAADAAGLEVLVRLLAGRGVVVLSGAGLSTESGIPDYRGETGSRRRGVPMTYQEFTGSEAARRRYWARSHVGWRTIAGAEPNAGHRAVEQLRRSGHVSAVITQNVDGLHRAAGTRGAVELHGGLHRVVCLACRRTGSREELDRRLEELNGGFRAGAARVNPDGDAELSQELVDGFRVAPCAACGGVLKPDVVFFGESVPRPRVQRCYELVDAAQALVVLGSSLTVLSGLRFVRHAARAGTPVAIVNQGATRGDELAAARVGLPLGAVLTEAARRVRAG
- a CDS encoding serine hydrolase, whose amino-acid sequence is MAAAFAEAGVTGLLHARDLDTGAELSLGADTPVSTASVHKLCLLVTLYREAAAGRIDLTRPVDLPATDRTPGRTGLSAMLDAARLSLRDLAYLTVAVSDNTAADVLWDEIGLDTVNRTMAELGLTHTVAVHTVREMVAALAEDTDRDSPVDPAVVARLRVLDPAFTNRSTAREMTALLAALWHGDACPGEPGAALRRLLGLQVWPHRLASGFPFDDVRVHGKTGTLPTLRHEVGVVEYPDGGRYALAVFTRAAATAITLPTADAAIGTAARLAVDALRLTASGRAGGDGGDGAGGGTRS
- a CDS encoding LysR family transcriptional regulator, with amino-acid sequence MDLLGHLRHFRVVAEERHFGRAAERLRIAQPSLSQRIQRLERELGVTLFDRGPRGVALTPAGRLLLAEAEEVLECSARLLAVAADLRTGRAGTLRAAVPPDLGPAALAALLTGFESASPGTRLELRELPVAAAVRELAQHTVDVAVVRHPCPAAGLAFGPVLHQPLGVLLAADSPHADRPDLAVAELTGRRLVLFPRATAPALYDEMLTTLARHGCTPEAVVDPPGADVAGALVLTGSAVALVPRTVAPPGTVWRPLTGTPLTWRTSTAWPAGRDGPAVRLFAEVAHRALTEPGGLLPQPPNRPLFPRPAMEFPL
- the bla gene encoding class A beta-lactamase — translated: MTSAFRHPRTALPAVALLAAALTAGCGHGGTGAAAAAATAADTATTGTASAGTTEAAFEELERHFGARLGVYAVDTGSGREVAHRADERFAFASTIKSLAAGALLRGATDQELDKVVGYRQEDVLAWAPITSQHVATGMKVRDLAAAAIQYSDNTAANLVMAELGGPEAVQRALRDLGDPTTNVDRTEPTLNEATPGDPRDTSTPHAFAADLRRYVLGDVLTDDRRRLLTDWLLGNTTGGPYIRAGVPADWKIGDKTGTAGYGTRNDVAVAWPSGGRSPVVIVVLSDRGKPDATSDDALIAEATKAVVTALN
- a CDS encoding WD40 repeat domain-containing protein, whose translation is MGAQVRTIRAEPTTAFAVSADGVLALTGGADGVVRLWNLDRELEDGPSVTLPVPTQHVGRS
- a CDS encoding SRPBCC family protein; this translates as MSRVQETIDVDVPISTAYNQWTQFEQFPMFMEGVEEITQIDDRHNRWKTKIAGVSREFDTEIVDQVPDDHVAWRTVTGEVKQSGMVSFQPLDAGHTRIVMSMDYQPEGLAEKAADMVNMLDRQVRGDLKRFKNFIEKRGSETGGYRGKL
- a CDS encoding CsbD family protein encodes the protein MSASDKASNLGDKVKGKVKEAVGKAVGNERLEAEGKGDQIKGDVKQAGEKVKDAFKD